One Paraburkholderia phytofirmans OLGA172 genomic window carries:
- a CDS encoding COX15/CtaA family protein → MFVLQLALIGLCIALLPLSYVWVKADDNKFRKLVWLTTFLTLDLVMFGGFTRLTDSGLGCPDWPGCYGTSSPFIAHAAITAAHQLMPTGPVSMTKAWIEMIHRYFAMAIGVLIIAQTLIAWTARFKRRPLHVSPWWPTSLLLLILVQGAFGAWTVTLKLQPIIVTTHLLLGLALLGTLGWLAARQTPLPAYEPEAARWRAAAIAGLALLIVQIALGGWVSTNYAVLACTDFPTCNGQWVPPMDFAHGFHLWRALGMTGDGDMITQDALVAIHWTHRTFAIVVVAYLVWLALKLRRFESLRRPANGVLLVGLVQFVTGLSNIVLQWPLPIAVAHNGGAAILLLLLVMLNFRIASSRPGRAALPARDAAPA, encoded by the coding sequence ATGTTCGTATTGCAACTGGCCCTGATTGGCCTGTGTATCGCGTTGTTGCCGCTGTCCTATGTGTGGGTCAAGGCCGACGACAACAAATTCCGCAAGCTGGTGTGGCTCACCACCTTCCTGACGCTGGACTTGGTGATGTTCGGCGGCTTTACGCGTCTCACCGATTCCGGTCTCGGCTGCCCGGACTGGCCCGGTTGCTATGGCACGTCGTCGCCGTTCATCGCACACGCCGCGATTACCGCCGCGCATCAATTGATGCCCACCGGCCCTGTCAGCATGACGAAAGCCTGGATCGAGATGATCCACCGTTACTTCGCGATGGCGATCGGCGTGCTGATCATTGCGCAGACGTTGATTGCGTGGACTGCACGGTTCAAGCGCCGTCCGCTGCATGTGTCGCCGTGGTGGCCGACTTCGCTGCTGCTGCTGATTCTCGTGCAGGGCGCATTCGGCGCGTGGACCGTGACCCTGAAATTGCAACCGATCATCGTCACGACCCATCTGCTGCTCGGTCTCGCGTTGCTCGGCACGCTCGGTTGGCTGGCTGCGCGCCAAACGCCGCTGCCGGCTTATGAGCCCGAAGCCGCGCGCTGGCGTGCGGCGGCGATCGCCGGGTTGGCGCTGCTGATCGTGCAGATCGCATTGGGCGGTTGGGTCAGCACCAACTACGCGGTGCTGGCCTGCACGGACTTCCCGACCTGCAACGGCCAATGGGTTCCGCCGATGGACTTCGCGCACGGCTTCCACTTATGGCGCGCACTCGGCATGACCGGCGACGGCGACATGATCACGCAAGATGCGCTGGTCGCCATTCACTGGACACACCGCACGTTCGCGATCGTCGTGGTCGCGTATCTGGTGTGGTTGGCGCTGAAACTGCGCCGTTTCGAGTCGCTGCGGCGGCCGGCAAACGGCGTGTTGCTGGTAGGGTTGGTCCAGTTCGTCACCGGTCTGTCGAACATCGTCCTGCAATGGCCGTTGCCCATTGCCGTCGCGCATAACGGCGGGGCCGCAATCCTGCTGCTTCTGCTCGTTATGTTAAACTTTCGGATCGCTTCTAGCCGTCCCGGCCGCGCCGCGTTGCCTGCGCGCGATGCCGCGCCAGCGTGA
- a CDS encoding SURF1 family protein, producing the protein MKFRLIPALLILLVIAVTVRLGFWQRDRAHQKEALEAHIAQFEDAPAQPVNATPVELKDIEFHRVKARGSFVADKVVYLDNRPYNDQPGFYVVMPFKLADGGYVLVNRGWLPRNMNSRETIAPYSTPQGEIEIEGIARADASRAFELGQGGSAAHQKIRQNLDTTAYAAEIGLPLQSFVIQQLSDDGDKLVRDWPAPTTGVETNYGYMFQWWGMAAAALVFGLYAARRAAKKEHAPSV; encoded by the coding sequence ATGAAGTTCCGCCTCATTCCCGCGCTGTTGATTTTGCTGGTGATTGCGGTGACCGTGCGGCTCGGTTTCTGGCAGCGCGACCGCGCCCATCAGAAGGAAGCGCTCGAAGCACACATCGCGCAGTTCGAAGACGCGCCTGCGCAGCCGGTCAACGCCACGCCGGTCGAACTGAAGGACATCGAATTCCATCGCGTGAAGGCGCGTGGCAGTTTCGTCGCGGATAAAGTCGTTTATCTGGATAATCGACCGTATAACGATCAGCCGGGCTTTTACGTCGTGATGCCTTTTAAACTGGCCGACGGCGGTTACGTGCTGGTCAATCGCGGCTGGCTGCCGCGCAACATGAACAGTCGCGAGACCATCGCGCCGTACAGCACGCCTCAAGGCGAGATCGAAATCGAAGGCATTGCGCGCGCCGATGCCTCGCGTGCATTCGAGTTGGGGCAGGGGGGATCGGCCGCGCATCAGAAGATCCGCCAGAATCTGGATACGACGGCCTACGCTGCGGAAATCGGGCTGCCGTTGCAATCGTTCGTGATTCAGCAATTGAGCGACGACGGCGACAAGCTGGTACGCGACTGGCCGGCGCCGACAACCGGCGTCGAGACCAACTACGGCTACATGTTCCAGTGGTGGGGCATGGCGGCCGCGGCCCTGGTCTTCGGTTTGTACGCCGCGCGCCGCGCCGCGAAGAAAGAGCACGCCCCGAGCGTGTAA
- a CDS encoding SCO family protein produces MLTQRFVRTARAAARVTVIACVLGGALLVAGCGKQPPAFQNLDITGNTQFGSNFSLPDTSGKVRTMADYKGKVVVLFFGYTHCPDVCPTTMAELSQALQQLGPEDAKRVQVLFVTVDPDRDTPALLAQYVPAFNPAFVGLRPADQAQLTKITKDFRVYYAKVPGKTPDSYTMDHTAASYVFDTDGKLRLFARDGQGATPWVHDIKLLLD; encoded by the coding sequence ATGCTTACACAACGTTTTGTGCGCACGGCGCGTGCCGCCGCGCGTGTCACCGTGATCGCTTGTGTGCTCGGCGGCGCGCTGCTGGTGGCGGGTTGCGGCAAGCAGCCGCCGGCGTTCCAGAACCTCGACATCACCGGCAACACGCAATTCGGGAGCAACTTTTCGCTGCCCGACACGTCCGGCAAAGTCCGCACGATGGCGGACTACAAGGGCAAGGTGGTGGTGCTGTTCTTCGGCTACACGCACTGCCCGGACGTTTGCCCGACCACGATGGCCGAGCTTTCGCAAGCTCTCCAGCAACTTGGCCCGGAAGACGCGAAACGCGTGCAGGTGCTGTTCGTCACTGTCGATCCCGACCGCGACACGCCGGCCCTGCTCGCGCAATATGTGCCCGCGTTCAATCCGGCGTTCGTCGGCTTGCGTCCGGCGGACCAGGCGCAACTCACGAAGATCACGAAAGACTTCCGCGTCTACTACGCGAAAGTGCCGGGCAAGACGCCCGATAGCTACACGATGGACCACACGGCGGCGAGCTATGTGTTCGACACGGACGGCAAGCTGCGTCTGTTCGCGCGCGATGGCCAGGGCGCCACGCCGTGGGTGCACGATATCAAGCTGCTGCTCGATTGA
- a CDS encoding twin transmembrane helix small protein produces the protein MHILVPIAFVLIIASMVSALYFMMHDKGKTKRMVWSLATRVGLSISLFLFILFAHWMGWIQSTGIPYGR, from the coding sequence ATGCACATTCTCGTTCCCATCGCCTTCGTCCTGATCATCGCCAGCATGGTGTCGGCGCTGTATTTCATGATGCATGACAAGGGCAAAACCAAGCGGATGGTCTGGTCGCTCGCCACGCGGGTGGGCCTGTCGATCTCGCTATTCCTGTTCATCCTGTTCGCTCACTGGATGGGATGGATTCAGTCGACCGGTATTCCTTACGGGCGTTGA
- a CDS encoding MetQ/NlpA family ABC transporter substrate-binding protein: protein MQRRNILKALSAVIAGAAFVTSFGAHADDKVIKVGTIGGPDAQIWEVVTKVAKREGLNVKVVEFNDYVQPNAALDAGDLDANSFQHQPYLDSQIKQRGYKIVNAGLTYISPLGIYSKKLKSLKDLAQGAKIAVPNDPSNENRALLLLQAQGVIKLKAGAGTNGNNATPLDVAENPKKIKLVELDAAQLPRSLSDVDVAAINTNFALSAGLLPTKDAIALEDIHSPYANLIAVRAQDKDKPWVKKLVAAYQSEDVRQFIKTQFKGSMVPSF from the coding sequence ATGCAGCGCAGAAACATCCTCAAAGCCCTCTCGGCAGTGATCGCCGGGGCGGCGTTCGTCACCAGCTTCGGCGCACACGCCGACGACAAGGTCATCAAGGTCGGCACCATCGGTGGCCCGGACGCGCAAATCTGGGAAGTCGTCACGAAAGTGGCGAAGCGCGAAGGTCTGAATGTGAAGGTCGTCGAATTCAACGACTACGTACAGCCGAACGCCGCGCTCGACGCAGGCGACCTGGACGCCAACAGCTTCCAGCACCAGCCGTACCTCGACAGCCAGATCAAACAACGCGGCTACAAGATCGTCAATGCCGGCCTGACGTACATTTCGCCGCTCGGTATCTATTCGAAGAAGCTGAAGTCGCTGAAGGATCTGGCGCAAGGCGCGAAGATCGCGGTGCCGAACGATCCGTCGAACGAGAACCGTGCGCTGCTGCTGTTGCAGGCGCAAGGCGTGATCAAGCTGAAGGCGGGCGCGGGCACGAACGGCAATAACGCCACGCCGCTCGACGTCGCGGAGAATCCGAAGAAGATCAAGCTGGTCGAACTCGACGCTGCGCAACTGCCGCGCTCGCTGTCGGATGTCGACGTGGCCGCGATCAACACGAACTTCGCGCTGTCGGCCGGTCTGCTGCCGACCAAAGACGCGATCGCGCTCGAAGACATCCACAGCCCGTACGCGAACCTGATCGCCGTGCGCGCGCAGGACAAGGACAAGCCATGGGTCAAGAAGCTGGTCGCGGCTTACCAGTCGGAAGACGTGCGCCAGTTCATCAAGACGCAGTTCAAGGGTTCGATGGTGCCGTCGTTCTAA
- a CDS encoding DUF2970 domain-containing protein produces MSDNSGGPRKSSFGQSMKAVFWSFFGVRKRRDLEADATQLNPLHVIAAALISVAIFIGVLILIVRAVVG; encoded by the coding sequence ATGAGCGATAACAGCGGCGGCCCGCGCAAGAGCAGTTTTGGCCAGTCCATGAAAGCCGTGTTCTGGTCGTTTTTCGGGGTACGCAAGCGTCGTGATCTGGAAGCGGACGCGACGCAGCTGAACCCGCTGCACGTGATCGCAGCGGCATTGATCAGTGTGGCCATTTTCATCGGCGTGCTGATCCTGATCGTGCGCGCAGTGGTGGGCTGA
- the cyoE gene encoding heme o synthase, translating into MDSTTLSQTPGSRVSQYIALTKPRVTQLAVFCAVIGMFLSTPGMVPWTVLIGGTVGIWLLAGAAFAINCLVEQKIDAKMRRTSWRPSARGEITTAQILLFSAVLGGLGMWTLYTFANPLTMWLTLATFVGYAVIYTLLLKPATPQNIVIGGASGAMPPALGWAAVTGHVPGDAWILVLIIFVWTPPHFWALALYRRKDYENAGLPMLPNTHGEKYTRLHILLYTVILFAVTMMPFISSMSGAVYLVAAVLLGAVFLAYAWKIYLEYSDDLARRTFRYSIVYLSLLFAALLIDHYARVVIGA; encoded by the coding sequence ATGGACAGCACAACTCTCTCCCAAACACCCGGCAGCCGGGTCTCCCAGTACATCGCGCTGACAAAGCCGCGCGTCACGCAGCTCGCTGTGTTCTGCGCAGTCATCGGCATGTTTCTGTCAACGCCCGGCATGGTGCCGTGGACCGTCCTGATCGGCGGCACCGTCGGCATCTGGTTGCTGGCCGGTGCGGCGTTCGCCATCAATTGCCTTGTCGAACAGAAGATCGACGCGAAGATGCGTCGCACGTCCTGGCGCCCGTCCGCGCGCGGCGAAATCACCACCGCGCAGATCCTGCTGTTTTCGGCGGTGCTCGGCGGCCTCGGCATGTGGACGCTCTATACGTTCGCCAATCCGCTGACCATGTGGCTCACGCTCGCCACCTTCGTCGGCTATGCGGTCATCTATACGCTGCTGCTCAAACCGGCCACGCCGCAGAACATTGTGATCGGCGGCGCGTCAGGCGCGATGCCGCCGGCGCTTGGCTGGGCCGCCGTCACCGGTCATGTGCCGGGCGACGCATGGATTCTCGTGCTGATCATTTTCGTGTGGACGCCGCCGCATTTCTGGGCGCTCGCACTGTATCGCCGTAAAGACTACGAAAATGCCGGTCTGCCGATGCTGCCGAATACGCACGGCGAAAAGTACACGCGCCTGCATATTCTGCTGTACACCGTGATCCTGTTCGCGGTCACGATGATGCCGTTCATCTCCAGCATGAGCGGTGCGGTGTACCTCGTGGCGGCAGTGTTGCTCGGCGCCGTGTTCCTCGCGTATGCGTGGAAGATCTACTTGGAATATTCCGACGACCTGGCGCGCAGGACCTTCCGTTACTCGATCGTTTATTTGTCGCTGCTCTTCGCCGCGCTGTTGATCGACCACTATGCGCGCGTCGTGATCGGCGCATAA
- a CDS encoding cytochrome c oxidase subunit 3, producing the protein MSGQNESPYYFVPHPSRHPISAAVGLLVMLGSLAAWINDHDWAPLGVVAGLLWLLYTLWHWFGDAIAESEGGMYGKNVDKSYRWSMSWFIFSEVMFFGAFFGALFYAREIALHQLGSLDYKLIWPDFSAVWPNNGPAALVSTFKSMQPWPVPTINTALLLSSGATLTVSHHALREDHRKKAIIWLAATLVLGVSFLFLQGFEYFHAYNELNLTLASGVYGSTFFLLTGFHGFHVFLGGTMLAVVLVRMIRGHFTAEHHFAFEGAAWYWHFVDVVWLGLYVVVYWL; encoded by the coding sequence ATGAGCGGTCAAAACGAGAGCCCGTACTATTTCGTACCGCATCCGTCGCGGCATCCGATCAGCGCCGCTGTCGGGTTGCTGGTCATGCTCGGATCGCTTGCGGCCTGGATCAACGACCATGACTGGGCACCGCTCGGCGTAGTCGCCGGCCTGCTGTGGCTGCTTTATACGTTGTGGCACTGGTTCGGCGACGCGATCGCAGAATCCGAAGGCGGCATGTACGGCAAGAATGTCGACAAGTCGTACCGCTGGAGTATGAGCTGGTTCATTTTCTCCGAAGTGATGTTCTTCGGTGCTTTCTTCGGCGCGCTGTTCTATGCACGCGAAATCGCGCTGCACCAGCTCGGCAGCCTCGATTACAAACTGATCTGGCCGGATTTCTCGGCGGTGTGGCCGAACAACGGTCCGGCAGCGCTGGTCTCGACCTTCAAGTCGATGCAGCCGTGGCCGGTGCCGACCATTAACACGGCGCTGCTGCTGTCGTCCGGCGCTACGTTGACGGTTTCGCACCACGCGCTGCGTGAAGATCATCGCAAGAAGGCGATCATCTGGCTGGCGGCTACGCTGGTGCTCGGCGTCTCCTTCCTGTTTCTGCAAGGCTTCGAGTATTTCCACGCGTACAACGAACTGAACCTGACGCTGGCCTCGGGCGTGTACGGTTCGACGTTCTTTCTGCTGACGGGCTTCCACGGTTTCCACGTGTTCCTCGGCGGTACGATGCTGGCTGTAGTGCTGGTGCGGATGATCCGCGGCCACTTCACGGCGGAGCATCACTTTGCATTCGAAGGCGCCGCGTGGTACTGGCACTTCGTGGACGTTGTGTGGCTTGGGCTGTACGTCGTCGTGTACTGGCTGTAA
- a CDS encoding bifunctional helix-turn-helix transcriptional regulator/GNAT family N-acetyltransferase codes for MTDSEALRLAQAVRHFNRFYTQRIGALHEHLPKSAFSLTEVRVLHELSTGRAQTASVLGRNLGLDSGYLSRLLTSFERRSLITRRPSDSDARQSLIALTDDGHTAYAPLDTAAIEEVSALLNGLTALSQEQLITAMKVIERLLDSKPKHELVTLRQPRAGDCGWLVHRQAQWFAAQHGWDQSFEGLLSRVVADYSQRGDPVREMCWVADQEGMVVGSVCIVGISTTVAGVRLLWVEPDVQRLGIGTQLLSECVRFARRAGYTKLTLTTASTLKEPRRLCERAGFRLARTTAERRFGKDLMLERWELEL; via the coding sequence TTGACAGATTCCGAGGCGCTGCGGCTGGCTCAGGCCGTCCGCCATTTCAACCGCTTCTATACCCAGCGCATCGGCGCTCTGCATGAGCATTTGCCCAAGAGCGCCTTCTCGCTGACGGAAGTGCGCGTTCTGCATGAACTGTCCACCGGACGCGCGCAGACGGCTTCGGTGCTCGGGCGCAATCTCGGCCTCGACAGCGGCTACCTCAGCCGCCTTCTAACCAGCTTCGAACGACGCAGCCTGATTACGCGGCGCCCGTCCGACTCGGACGCGCGCCAGTCGCTGATTGCCCTCACCGACGACGGCCACACGGCCTACGCACCGCTTGATACAGCAGCGATCGAAGAAGTATCGGCACTGCTGAACGGACTGACTGCGCTCTCCCAGGAACAGTTGATCACCGCGATGAAAGTGATCGAGCGGCTGCTCGACAGCAAGCCGAAGCACGAACTCGTGACCCTTCGCCAACCACGCGCCGGCGACTGCGGCTGGCTCGTGCATCGGCAGGCGCAGTGGTTCGCCGCGCAACACGGCTGGGACCAATCGTTCGAAGGCTTGCTTTCGCGCGTCGTCGCCGACTACTCGCAACGCGGCGATCCGGTGCGCGAGATGTGCTGGGTTGCCGATCAGGAAGGCATGGTGGTCGGCTCGGTGTGCATCGTAGGAATCTCGACGACAGTGGCAGGCGTGCGGCTCCTATGGGTCGAACCGGACGTGCAGCGTCTTGGGATCGGCACGCAACTGCTGAGTGAATGCGTGCGGTTCGCCCGGCGCGCGGGGTACACCAAACTCACGCTGACCACGGCCAGCACGCTCAAGGAGCCGCGGCGGCTATGCGAGCGTGCCGGCTTCCGGCTCGCTCGCACGACGGCGGAGCGGCGCTTCGGCAAGGATCTGATGCTCGAGCGATGGGAGTTGGAGCTGTAG
- a CDS encoding SCO family protein: MSTQSPRSPQAGKPAAPKVVPGQPNGEGSWKRGRWMLLLLAFICAAPIAVSYFVYYVVKPTGGSTSYGTLVEPQRPIPDSLVVTGEDGKPLKLASLRGRWLMISVDNSACDKACVTKLYFMRQIRAAQGPERERVVEVWLRTDAGNVSDVIQKAYPDTNMLIANPAQVSAWLPTDTGTQLTDHIYMVDPNGNLMMRFPKDPNPSKIKVDVTKLLKWSSIG, from the coding sequence GTGTCGACGCAATCTCCCCGTTCGCCGCAAGCTGGCAAACCCGCAGCTCCGAAAGTGGTGCCTGGTCAACCCAATGGCGAGGGATCGTGGAAGCGTGGCCGCTGGATGCTGCTGCTGCTGGCGTTCATCTGCGCGGCGCCGATCGCCGTGTCGTATTTCGTTTATTACGTGGTCAAGCCGACCGGCGGCAGCACGAGCTACGGCACGCTGGTCGAACCGCAGCGGCCGATTCCCGATTCGCTCGTCGTGACGGGTGAAGACGGCAAGCCGCTCAAGCTCGCGTCGCTGCGCGGCCGCTGGCTGATGATCTCCGTCGACAACAGCGCATGCGACAAAGCCTGCGTCACCAAGCTGTACTTCATGCGACAAATCCGCGCAGCTCAGGGCCCGGAACGCGAACGCGTCGTGGAAGTGTGGCTGCGCACCGATGCAGGCAACGTGTCCGACGTGATACAAAAAGCCTATCCCGACACCAACATGCTGATCGCCAACCCGGCGCAGGTGTCCGCATGGCTGCCGACCGACACCGGCACTCAACTCACCGACCACATCTACATGGTCGATCCGAACGGCAATCTGATGATGCGTTTCCCGAAAGATCCGAACCCCAGCAAGATTAAGGTCGATGTGACCAAGCTGCTCAAATGGTCGAGCATCGGCTGA
- a CDS encoding cytochrome c oxidase assembly protein yields the protein MSTQPPARADRSFNRSMLIKLFLVALMMFGFGFALVPMYRAICQITGINNLVQRDATAREAKNTQVDMSRTISIEFDANARGPLGFKPEQRSLDVHPGEVTTVMYEVSNEQARTIQAQAIPSYAPKQATEYFKKIECFCFTQQTLTANQTKRMPVVFVVDPKLPKDVKTITLSYTFFELNTPAAATAGSAAPTANTAATSANPA from the coding sequence ATGTCGACGCAACCGCCGGCTCGGGCCGATCGCTCTTTTAACCGTTCGATGCTGATCAAGCTGTTCCTCGTCGCTTTGATGATGTTCGGTTTTGGTTTTGCGCTGGTGCCGATGTACCGCGCGATCTGCCAGATCACCGGCATCAACAACCTCGTGCAGCGTGATGCCACGGCGCGCGAGGCTAAGAATACGCAGGTCGACATGAGTCGCACGATTTCGATCGAATTCGATGCGAACGCGCGCGGCCCGCTGGGTTTCAAGCCGGAGCAGCGCAGTCTCGACGTGCATCCGGGCGAAGTGACGACTGTGATGTACGAGGTGAGCAACGAACAGGCGCGCACGATTCAGGCGCAGGCCATTCCGAGCTATGCACCGAAGCAGGCCACCGAGTACTTCAAGAAGATCGAGTGTTTTTGCTTTACTCAGCAGACTTTGACTGCGAATCAGACAAAACGGATGCCGGTGGTGTTCGTGGTCGACCCGAAGTTGCCGAAGGATGTGAAAACGATCACGTTGTCGTACACGTTCTTTGAGTTGAATACGCCGGCAGCGGCGACGGCCGGGAGCGCAGCACCCACGGCCAATACGGCGGCAACCAGCGCCAATCCCGCTTGA